Proteins encoded by one window of Desulfovibrio inopinatus DSM 10711:
- a CDS encoding aspartate 1-decarboxylase has protein sequence MASRCFLRSKIHSARLTATHRDYMGSISIDPELLRRADIAPFEQVDVYNVDNGERLTTYAIEGEPGEVCLNGAAALKGEAGQRVIIATFTWLDEDERKRHVPSVVLCGPGNVPMAGQ, from the coding sequence ATGGCATCTCGTTGTTTTTTGCGCTCGAAAATTCATAGCGCCAGATTGACCGCCACCCATCGCGATTACATGGGATCGATTTCAATTGATCCAGAGTTGTTGCGTCGAGCCGATATTGCGCCTTTTGAGCAGGTCGATGTGTATAATGTGGATAATGGAGAACGTTTGACCACGTATGCTATTGAGGGCGAACCTGGTGAAGTTTGCCTGAATGGTGCAGCAGCCCTCAAAGGCGAGGCAGGTCAGCGTGTTATTATTGCGACATTTACTTGGTTAGATGAGGACGAGCGCAAGCGTCACGTACCTTCAGTTGTCCTGTGTGGACCGGGAAACGTTCCCATGGCTGGGCAATAA
- the uvrA gene encoding excinuclease ABC subunit UvrA produces the protein MNRENAIHIEGARQHNLKNLDLDIPREQLVVVCGPSGSGKSTLAFDIIYAEGQRRYVESLSAYARQFLPQMDKPQVDKIEGLSPAISLEQQTTSRNPRSTVGTVTEVYDFLRVFYARLGVVRCPECGKPIEAQTSDQIVDDILAMPEGSKLLVMAPMVENKKGTHADRLAKLKKQGFVRVRIAGQVTSLEAVPTLEKNKKHTIELVVDRLVVKPDIRKRLADSVELALSQGDGRLLVSDVSQKEEPPKDIYFSTASVCPSCRVSMPAPSPQLFSFNSPQGACPACSGIGSVEYFEPILLAPNKGLSISQGGILPWKNERVLERYVSTLEKVGKKHGFTLKTPLGKFSEAAWNALFFGDDTCDWEGVTSVLDRGQAMGSIWRDELARFRQSRPCPACKGARLRPEALAVYVGDKNLFEFCAMPIGRTVDWLENLSFTGMEARIAEPLLKELTHRLGFLAGVGLDYISLARNMSTLSGGEAQRIRLAGQLGSGLVGVTYVLDEPSIGLHPRDNERLLQTLRQLQGRGNTVLVVEHDEATIQAADHVVELGPGSGRLGGEIVYQGDVTDLLQHSNSLTARYLRGDMVISRPETRRTGNGKLTVLGARTNNLQNLDCEIPLGCLVCVTGVSGSGKSSLVVDTLYKHLALARGIKVEEPGEIDGFSGDDKVEKIVSIDQTPIGRTPRSNPATYTKVFDEIRNIFSSTAEARKRGYKPGRFSFNVKGGRCEACQGDGQIRVEMHFLPDVFVTCEVCGGKRYNRETLDVTYKGKNIADVLGLTVRQAREFFDNYPILARRLGVLEEVGLEYLGLGQPATTLSGGEAQRIKISRELGKRSLPGTLYILDEPTTGLHMHEVGKLIQVLHKLVEKGASVVVIEHNTDVVLASDYVIDLGPGGGESGGRIVSRGTPEDIMNDPASVTGRFLSSER, from the coding sequence ATGAATCGTGAAAATGCAATCCATATAGAAGGGGCGCGTCAGCATAACCTTAAAAACCTCGATCTCGATATTCCACGTGAACAACTTGTTGTGGTTTGTGGACCGAGTGGATCGGGGAAGTCGACTCTTGCGTTTGACATCATTTATGCCGAAGGACAGCGTCGATATGTCGAATCGTTGTCTGCGTATGCCCGTCAATTTTTGCCGCAAATGGATAAGCCGCAGGTCGATAAGATTGAAGGATTGTCCCCGGCAATTTCATTGGAACAACAGACAACTTCGCGTAATCCCCGCTCCACTGTTGGAACGGTGACCGAAGTTTATGACTTCTTACGAGTATTCTATGCCCGTTTGGGCGTCGTACGATGCCCCGAGTGCGGGAAACCCATCGAAGCCCAGACGTCGGATCAAATTGTCGACGATATCTTGGCTATGCCCGAAGGCAGTAAACTGCTTGTTATGGCGCCGATGGTGGAGAACAAAAAAGGCACTCACGCAGATCGTTTGGCAAAACTCAAGAAACAAGGATTTGTCCGGGTTCGTATCGCTGGCCAGGTTACGTCGCTTGAAGCCGTGCCGACATTGGAAAAGAACAAGAAACATACGATTGAACTCGTGGTGGACCGGCTTGTCGTGAAGCCTGACATCCGCAAGCGGTTAGCCGACTCCGTTGAACTGGCTCTCTCGCAAGGTGATGGACGGCTACTTGTATCCGATGTGAGTCAAAAAGAAGAACCCCCGAAAGATATATATTTCAGTACCGCCTCAGTATGTCCGTCTTGCCGCGTGAGTATGCCTGCGCCAAGTCCGCAATTGTTTTCATTTAACAGTCCACAAGGCGCGTGTCCGGCATGTAGCGGGATCGGTTCGGTAGAATATTTCGAACCGATTTTACTTGCTCCCAATAAAGGGTTGTCCATTTCGCAAGGTGGCATACTACCATGGAAGAATGAGCGCGTTCTGGAACGCTACGTCTCGACGCTGGAGAAGGTTGGCAAAAAGCATGGTTTTACGCTGAAAACACCGTTGGGAAAATTTTCTGAAGCGGCATGGAATGCGCTTTTTTTCGGTGATGACACATGTGATTGGGAAGGGGTGACGTCCGTTCTTGATCGTGGTCAAGCTATGGGATCAATCTGGCGAGATGAATTGGCGAGATTCCGACAGAGTCGACCATGTCCGGCTTGTAAAGGGGCGCGATTGCGTCCTGAGGCTTTGGCCGTCTATGTTGGAGATAAAAATCTTTTCGAGTTTTGTGCCATGCCTATTGGCCGGACGGTCGATTGGTTGGAAAATTTGTCCTTTACAGGGATGGAAGCGCGTATTGCCGAACCCTTATTGAAAGAATTGACACATCGTCTTGGCTTCCTGGCTGGGGTCGGGCTCGATTACATCAGCTTGGCTCGGAACATGTCCACGCTTTCCGGTGGTGAGGCCCAGCGCATTCGTCTGGCCGGTCAGCTTGGTTCGGGGCTGGTCGGGGTCACCTATGTGTTGGATGAACCAAGCATCGGGTTGCATCCCCGCGACAATGAACGGTTGCTGCAGACGTTGCGGCAATTGCAAGGGCGAGGCAACACGGTCTTGGTTGTCGAACATGATGAAGCCACGATTCAAGCCGCTGACCACGTTGTGGAGCTCGGTCCTGGATCAGGGCGTTTGGGTGGCGAGATTGTGTATCAAGGAGACGTCACGGATTTGCTTCAGCATTCCAATTCGTTGACTGCGCGGTATTTGCGTGGTGACATGGTCATTAGCCGGCCGGAAACGCGTCGTACCGGCAATGGAAAATTGACCGTGCTTGGAGCGCGGACCAACAACTTACAAAATCTTGATTGTGAAATTCCGCTCGGCTGCCTCGTGTGTGTGACTGGTGTTTCAGGGTCCGGAAAAAGTTCGCTTGTCGTTGATACACTCTATAAGCATCTCGCTTTGGCGCGTGGTATCAAAGTGGAAGAACCGGGAGAAATTGACGGGTTTTCCGGCGATGACAAGGTGGAGAAAATCGTTTCCATCGATCAAACGCCTATCGGACGCACGCCACGATCCAACCCGGCGACATACACCAAAGTATTCGACGAAATTCGCAATATTTTTTCCTCTACTGCTGAGGCCAGAAAGCGTGGATACAAACCGGGACGGTTCAGCTTCAATGTCAAAGGTGGCCGATGCGAAGCCTGCCAAGGTGATGGACAAATTCGGGTGGAAATGCACTTTTTGCCCGATGTCTTTGTGACGTGTGAAGTCTGCGGAGGTAAACGCTATAACCGCGAAACTCTCGACGTTACATATAAAGGGAAAAATATTGCCGATGTCCTTGGGCTGACTGTGCGCCAAGCTCGTGAATTTTTTGATAATTATCCGATTTTAGCGAGACGTCTCGGCGTTCTGGAAGAAGTCGGACTGGAATACCTCGGCTTGGGACAACCTGCCACAACGTTATCTGGCGGGGAAGCGCAGCGCATCAAAATATCCCGAGAACTCGGTAAGCGGAGTCTTCCCGGAACGTTGTATATTTTGGATGAACCAACCACTGGTCTGCATATGCACGAAGTGGGGAAACTCATTCAGGTTTTGCATAAACTTGTGGAGAAAGGAGCCAGCGTGGTTGTTATTGAGCATAATACCGATGTCGTGCTTGCGTCGGATTATGTCATCGACCTTGGACCGGGCGGCGGCGAATCCGGCGGCCGTATTGTGTCCCGCGGTACTCCTGAAGATATCATGAACGATCCGGCTTCGGTAACGGGCCGATTTCTTTCGTCTGAACGATAA
- a CDS encoding ATP-binding protein, translating into MKTEKDVVRIDLNAEPGTLLATLYRFELTLPIAVVLLIGLGWYVSIHFDKALRNGVVAAYQETQLEIVRAMARSVETAMSEGLARGESVSDLEQTVLARYVQPVHLLEHGDAWIYTPQYVVFDASSDFPQAYRGKSMAEIFKKQEKKGAFHFETMVSKVSKGEEGVGWYVWLPEKGPEIAAWTPVWANGRTWIIGISTPLDEIMVAAGAHRQNQLAIVIMTISTISGLGLAFLSTRNVFRRQRAEEQLRRANAELESRVEERTAELGARTRALLESRIREKEKEKEAGIAFNAGLFESASSYLHNVGNTLSAMDGKFLKINGLIASLEKYGTAVETIRTAHRDALEGKADETEKYLDALRTVLLDRTLPRLQDGMKDMEQLKDRMITTIRHQQDMFSDTQRSQARYVSDIDVGHILRNLIDDFASTLEKRGIVVDIEIEDGLMIRNQKHQFIHGLHNILKNAMEAIDLSEQRENGHIQVKAVKAPIEENRVVIRIADNGMGIHADDLLKVGSSGFSLKPGGHGLGLHAFGNFLNESNGRLKVVSNGLEQGAEFTVEIGDAEGKMIPADASRV; encoded by the coding sequence ATGAAGACTGAAAAAGATGTAGTTCGTATCGATCTGAATGCCGAGCCTGGGACATTATTGGCAACGTTGTATCGATTTGAGCTGACGCTTCCGATTGCCGTTGTTTTACTCATCGGGCTTGGTTGGTATGTGAGTATCCATTTTGACAAAGCCCTTCGTAATGGCGTTGTGGCTGCATATCAAGAAACCCAACTTGAAATTGTCCGCGCAATGGCCAGGAGCGTAGAAACGGCTATGTCGGAAGGCTTGGCACGCGGAGAGTCCGTTAGCGATCTGGAGCAAACAGTTCTTGCTCGCTATGTTCAACCGGTACATTTGTTGGAACATGGTGATGCGTGGATTTATACGCCGCAGTATGTTGTTTTCGATGCCAGTTCTGATTTTCCGCAAGCCTATCGTGGTAAGTCCATGGCGGAAATTTTCAAAAAACAAGAAAAAAAGGGCGCATTCCATTTCGAAACCATGGTCTCCAAAGTTTCTAAAGGGGAAGAGGGCGTCGGATGGTATGTTTGGTTGCCAGAAAAGGGACCGGAGATCGCGGCATGGACTCCAGTATGGGCTAATGGTCGAACCTGGATCATTGGAATTTCGACACCACTTGATGAAATTATGGTTGCTGCCGGGGCGCACCGACAAAATCAACTTGCAATCGTGATCATGACGATATCGACAATTTCCGGTTTGGGATTGGCGTTTCTCTCGACGCGTAATGTGTTTCGACGACAACGCGCTGAAGAGCAATTACGTCGAGCGAATGCTGAACTGGAGTCACGTGTTGAAGAGCGGACAGCGGAGCTTGGTGCACGCACACGAGCACTTCTGGAGTCACGGATACGTGAAAAAGAAAAGGAAAAGGAAGCCGGAATCGCATTTAATGCCGGTTTGTTTGAATCGGCCAGTTCCTACTTGCATAACGTGGGCAATACGCTGTCCGCTATGGATGGTAAATTTCTTAAAATTAACGGGCTCATTGCATCACTGGAAAAATATGGGACAGCTGTTGAAACGATTCGTACAGCACACCGAGATGCTCTTGAGGGAAAAGCTGATGAGACCGAAAAGTATCTCGATGCCTTACGAACGGTTTTGCTTGATCGAACGTTGCCGCGCCTTCAAGACGGCATGAAAGATATGGAGCAGTTGAAAGACCGGATGATTACGACTATTCGGCATCAGCAAGACATGTTTTCCGATACGCAACGGAGCCAGGCGCGGTACGTCAGCGATATTGATGTTGGGCATATCCTTCGTAATTTGATCGATGATTTTGCATCGACATTGGAGAAACGGGGGATTGTCGTGGATATCGAAATCGAAGACGGTCTTATGATCCGCAATCAAAAACACCAATTTATCCATGGCCTGCATAATATTTTAAAGAATGCCATGGAAGCCATTGATCTTTCGGAACAACGAGAAAATGGCCATATTCAGGTGAAGGCTGTGAAGGCGCCGATTGAGGAAAATAGAGTGGTAATTCGTATTGCTGACAACGGCATGGGGATTCATGCAGATGATTTGCTCAAAGTCGGATCCTCCGGATTTTCGCTTAAACCAGGCGGACATGGACTTGGGCTTCATGCTTTTGGGAATTTTCTCAATGAAAGCAACGGTCGCCTCAAAGTAGTGAGTAATGGGCTTGAGCAAGGTGCTGAATTTACCGTGGAGATTGGCGATGCTGAAGGCAAAATGATCCCCGCTGATGCCTCCCGAGTGTAA
- a CDS encoding TetR/AcrR family transcriptional regulator yields the protein MIEKKATDIRQEEIIRATLAVAAEHGVSGITVKRVAEKVGLSPAALYRHFAGKDEVLSAVQDFLSDRIGPAIMEALSAKSPLAGVRSLFERIVAAINEHRMLPVVMISQDVWGEHPQNRKKMRQNFEMLHNGLTKLFEAARVAGEIRGDIDVTKLPLLFVGLYVPPALLSIRMPDLVDFQEQVQANWELFERAIVSETYRRP from the coding sequence ATGATCGAAAAGAAAGCAACCGATATTCGACAGGAAGAAATTATTCGCGCCACGTTGGCAGTAGCAGCTGAGCATGGCGTTTCCGGTATTACCGTCAAACGTGTTGCCGAGAAGGTGGGACTTTCTCCCGCGGCGCTGTACCGACACTTTGCGGGGAAGGATGAAGTTCTTTCGGCGGTACAGGATTTTTTGTCAGACCGGATTGGGCCTGCCATCATGGAAGCGTTGTCTGCCAAATCGCCTTTGGCTGGAGTGCGCTCCCTCTTCGAGCGAATTGTTGCGGCTATTAATGAACATCGCATGTTGCCTGTTGTTATGATTTCTCAGGATGTGTGGGGGGAGCATCCACAGAATAGAAAAAAGATGCGTCAGAATTTCGAGATGTTGCACAACGGTCTGACGAAGCTCTTTGAAGCGGCTCGCGTTGCAGGTGAGATTCGTGGAGATATCGATGTGACCAAGCTCCCGTTGTTGTTTGTCGGCCTGTATGTTCCGCCGGCTCTATTATCCATTCGTATGCCTGATCTCGTTGATTTTCAGGAACAGGTTCAGGCGAATTGGGAATTGTTTGAACGCGCCATTGTCTCAGAGACATATCGGAGGCCATAA
- a CDS encoding efflux RND transporter permease subunit — MKTTIRWFAGHPTGANLLMLLFLFLGVLGTPQLLRETFPDYAATEVQVQVLWPGASAEDVEDAICRRIEDAVEAVVGVKEVRSEAREGVGIVTIEMRDGRNFVTFLNEVKTEVDAIDDFPEDAEPPVVRELGKTDMVVSVAITGPMSEVDLKAYAEEFKDRMKRLPDISEIEILGFSDHQIRITLPALSLKQHGLSIQDVAQAVAGQSVDMPAGVVETADENVMLRFTELRRTVPEYENLVVVSSASGAQVRLADIGHVVERFEDDEDAIIFNGHRAALLQINKTDEQDALRILDTVKTFLEHERKVAPAGMTFTLTRNVSKIVSDRLSMLIKNGIQGLILVFLVMWLFFSFRFSFWVAMGLPVSFAGALFIMSQIGFTLNMLTMVGLLLALGLIMDDAIVLAENIAAHLAKGKKALEAAIDGTIEVAPGVFASFVTTLSVFGSLALFAAGDIGKVLWVMPVVLILTLSVSLVEAYCILPNHLAHSLRGHEQASPNRFRRTFNVVFERCVDVVVKRGVTSCVRHRYLFLGVVIGALLISISLLASGTVKTSAFPDIDGDVLEAKLLMPQGTPLERTKSVVGRLVAGLQSVNTELTPQQPDGRSLVENINIRYGFNSDAKEDGTYLATITADLLSAEERTVTVDEVRTAWRHAVGELPDITSLVFTEPAIGPAGRAFEIRLIGYDLNELDAASFELQDGLNRFKGVLDVQDDLRPGMKEWRLTIKPEARSLGFEAIDIARQIRTAFHGMTADEIQIGGESYEIDVRLALSDRDSLGDIDIFTLSGKDGAQIPLRSLTDIEEGRGWSRISRINGLRAVTVIGDVDTRIANANQIMKEIKARVLPEILSRHPGVEFDLEGQEASGNETGRSMLLALVSGLFGVFLLLSLQFRSYLEPLAVMVIIPLTLIGVIWGHFFLGYDLSMVSIMGFVSLTGIVVNDSILLVEFLRFGVEKGLSVTDAAIDASRQRFRAVLLTSLTTLAGMFPLLLERSIQAQVLIPLVISIVFGLMTSTVLVLFLVPSLYAIFNDFHLTRSS, encoded by the coding sequence ATGAAGACGACCATTCGTTGGTTTGCCGGGCATCCAACGGGAGCGAATCTCTTGATGCTCCTCTTCCTGTTTTTGGGAGTACTTGGTACTCCGCAACTCCTCCGCGAAACCTTTCCTGACTATGCAGCAACGGAAGTTCAAGTGCAGGTGCTCTGGCCTGGAGCATCGGCTGAAGATGTAGAAGACGCCATTTGTCGACGCATTGAAGACGCTGTCGAAGCGGTCGTCGGTGTAAAAGAGGTACGCTCCGAAGCACGGGAAGGTGTCGGTATTGTAACCATCGAAATGCGTGATGGCCGCAACTTTGTGACCTTCTTGAATGAAGTCAAAACCGAAGTTGATGCCATTGATGATTTTCCCGAAGATGCAGAACCGCCTGTTGTGCGTGAATTAGGGAAAACCGATATGGTCGTGTCCGTTGCTATTACAGGTCCTATGAGCGAGGTCGACCTCAAAGCATATGCTGAAGAATTCAAAGATCGAATGAAACGCCTGCCAGATATCTCGGAAATTGAGATCCTGGGTTTTTCCGATCATCAAATACGCATTACTCTTCCCGCTTTGAGTCTCAAGCAACACGGATTGTCCATTCAGGATGTCGCTCAGGCCGTTGCCGGACAGAGTGTGGATATGCCTGCCGGTGTCGTGGAAACCGCTGATGAAAATGTCATGTTGCGGTTTACCGAGTTACGCCGAACAGTTCCTGAATATGAAAATCTTGTCGTCGTTTCGTCAGCGAGTGGGGCACAAGTCAGACTAGCAGATATCGGACATGTTGTTGAACGCTTTGAAGACGATGAGGATGCTATTATTTTTAATGGGCATCGCGCCGCGTTATTGCAAATCAACAAAACCGATGAACAGGATGCGTTGCGTATTCTGGACACAGTGAAGACGTTCCTGGAACACGAACGGAAGGTTGCTCCAGCGGGGATGACGTTTACCTTGACGCGTAATGTTTCCAAAATTGTGTCTGATCGTCTTTCCATGCTGATAAAAAACGGTATTCAGGGACTCATTCTTGTCTTTCTCGTCATGTGGCTTTTCTTTTCCTTTCGATTTTCTTTTTGGGTCGCCATGGGATTACCGGTGTCATTTGCCGGTGCGCTTTTTATCATGAGTCAGATCGGCTTTACGCTCAATATGCTCACGATGGTCGGGCTATTGCTGGCTTTAGGACTCATTATGGATGACGCCATTGTTTTGGCTGAGAATATTGCAGCGCATCTTGCCAAGGGGAAAAAAGCTCTTGAAGCGGCAATCGACGGAACCATTGAAGTGGCCCCCGGGGTCTTTGCGTCTTTTGTTACTACCCTGTCTGTTTTTGGGAGTTTGGCGCTTTTTGCAGCCGGCGATATTGGTAAAGTGCTTTGGGTTATGCCGGTGGTGCTTATACTGACATTGTCGGTCAGCTTGGTGGAAGCGTATTGTATTTTGCCGAATCACCTCGCCCATTCACTGCGTGGCCATGAACAAGCCTCGCCAAACCGTTTCCGCCGTACCTTTAATGTCGTATTCGAGCGATGTGTTGATGTTGTCGTAAAACGCGGAGTAACGAGCTGCGTGCGACATCGGTATCTGTTTTTGGGTGTAGTCATAGGAGCGCTTCTCATTTCCATATCACTCCTTGCATCGGGAACCGTGAAAACTTCTGCATTTCCCGATATTGATGGTGATGTGCTTGAAGCCAAGCTTCTCATGCCACAAGGAACACCACTTGAAAGAACAAAATCCGTCGTAGGTCGGTTGGTTGCCGGCCTGCAATCTGTCAATACTGAATTGACACCGCAGCAACCTGACGGACGAAGCCTCGTTGAAAATATCAATATTCGCTACGGGTTCAACAGCGATGCGAAAGAAGATGGGACGTATCTCGCAACAATCACGGCTGATTTACTTTCGGCCGAAGAGCGTACCGTCACAGTTGATGAGGTTCGTACGGCGTGGCGTCATGCTGTTGGTGAATTACCTGATATTACAAGTCTTGTTTTTACGGAGCCTGCTATTGGACCGGCAGGGAGAGCATTCGAAATCCGGTTGATAGGATATGACCTGAACGAACTCGATGCGGCCTCCTTTGAGCTGCAAGATGGTTTGAATCGGTTTAAAGGTGTGCTCGATGTCCAGGACGATCTTCGGCCTGGCATGAAGGAATGGCGCCTCACCATCAAACCGGAAGCACGTTCACTCGGATTTGAAGCCATTGATATTGCTCGGCAAATTCGCACCGCATTTCATGGAATGACTGCTGATGAAATTCAGATTGGGGGCGAATCGTATGAAATCGACGTTCGTCTTGCTCTTTCTGACCGCGATTCCTTGGGAGACATTGATATCTTTACCTTGTCCGGCAAAGACGGAGCACAGATCCCTTTGAGGAGTCTTACCGATATCGAAGAAGGCCGGGGATGGTCGCGCATTTCTCGTATTAATGGCCTGCGGGCAGTTACGGTTATCGGGGATGTGGACACACGTATTGCCAATGCCAATCAGATTATGAAGGAAATCAAAGCACGAGTTCTGCCTGAAATTTTATCCCGACATCCCGGGGTGGAATTTGATCTTGAAGGCCAAGAGGCATCAGGAAACGAAACTGGTCGATCTATGTTGCTCGCTTTGGTCAGTGGCTTGTTTGGAGTCTTCTTGCTCCTGTCGCTGCAGTTCCGCAGTTATCTTGAGCCACTGGCCGTCATGGTGATTATTCCGTTGACATTGATCGGGGTAATCTGGGGACATTTCTTCTTGGGCTATGATCTTTCCATGGTGTCCATTATGGGGTTTGTCTCTTTAACCGGCATTGTCGTCAACGATTCCATCTTGTTGGTGGAGTTTCTTCGTTTCGGTGTGGAAAAAGGGTTGTCCGTAACAGACGCGGCAATTGATGCCAGTCGCCAACGGTTTCGCGCCGTTTTATTGACGTCATTGACGACATTAGCCGGTATGTTTCCGCTCCTTCTCGAAAGAAGCATTCAGGCGCAGGTTCTTATCCCACTCGTCATCAGCATTGTTTTTGGATTGATGACATCGACAGTCCTTGTCTTATTCTTGGTGCCATCGCTCTACGCAATATTCAATGACTTTCACCTGACACGCTCATCGTAA
- a CDS encoding efflux RND transporter periplasmic adaptor subunit — protein sequence MHVSASWRRFLFFIPVIVAIAVFIVLFSRRQQPEEHSLEERSIPVRVVRANTVDLVPRAIGYGSIEPEMTWEAVAELEGRIVGIHPELKRGALISKGDLIVRIDPSKRITAGEQSQAEVKRLLVELDDIEQREKNTRAKLAVEERALDIARVELERRRKLAAKKVISASELDLEEKTWLSQKNSVQELRNQLALLPTNRKQVQAELTKAYSLVTDKQLDLEKTEIRAPFDARVRSSDVELGQAVNPGEVLALLDSIGVAEVLAEFPINIFRRTIPVGANPLSKGFEKVVMRVFQDTHALVTFEMGDRHVAWNGRVVRISDEINPSARTLGVYVAVENPYKGAKPGIRPPLIRNMFCKVELRGAPRPGSLVIPRSAVRQGVVNVVTPENRLERRTVTIDFTMDDLVVIGSGIEVGDQVIISDLPYAIDGMRVDPVFDESAQQRMLDQAEGRGAEAQEEPS from the coding sequence ATGCATGTTTCAGCATCGTGGAGACGATTTCTGTTTTTTATCCCTGTAATTGTTGCCATTGCAGTATTCATCGTTTTGTTTTCCCGTCGACAACAGCCCGAAGAGCATTCTTTGGAAGAGCGCTCCATTCCGGTCCGTGTGGTGAGAGCGAATACAGTCGATCTCGTCCCGCGAGCTATTGGGTATGGTTCCATCGAACCGGAGATGACATGGGAAGCCGTGGCCGAGCTTGAAGGACGCATTGTCGGGATACATCCTGAACTCAAGCGAGGTGCTCTTATCTCCAAGGGTGATTTGATTGTACGGATTGATCCGTCCAAACGGATTACGGCTGGCGAACAAAGCCAAGCCGAGGTCAAAAGGTTGCTTGTCGAACTTGATGATATTGAGCAGCGGGAAAAAAATACGAGAGCGAAACTTGCTGTTGAAGAACGTGCTCTGGATATTGCACGTGTAGAGCTGGAACGGCGCCGCAAGCTTGCTGCAAAAAAAGTTATTTCAGCCAGTGAATTGGATTTGGAAGAAAAGACCTGGCTGAGTCAGAAAAACTCAGTGCAAGAGCTACGGAATCAACTTGCATTGTTGCCGACGAATCGAAAGCAAGTTCAGGCAGAACTCACGAAAGCCTATTCTTTGGTGACGGACAAGCAGCTTGATTTAGAAAAAACGGAAATTCGAGCGCCGTTTGACGCTCGCGTTCGGTCGTCTGATGTCGAGCTCGGTCAGGCCGTCAATCCTGGAGAAGTGTTGGCACTCTTAGATTCGATTGGGGTCGCAGAAGTGTTGGCGGAGTTTCCTATCAATATATTTCGAAGGACAATACCCGTTGGAGCAAATCCGCTCTCCAAAGGTTTTGAGAAAGTGGTGATGCGCGTCTTTCAGGATACTCACGCGCTGGTGACTTTTGAGATGGGAGACCGGCACGTTGCCTGGAATGGTCGGGTTGTACGCATCAGTGACGAGATCAATCCTTCCGCAAGGACCCTCGGCGTGTATGTGGCGGTGGAGAATCCATATAAAGGTGCCAAACCGGGAATACGTCCTCCGCTTATTCGTAACATGTTCTGCAAAGTTGAATTGCGTGGTGCACCGCGACCGGGCTCGCTCGTGATTCCGCGCTCAGCGGTTCGTCAGGGAGTCGTGAATGTCGTGACGCCGGAGAATCGTCTTGAGCGGCGTACAGTTACCATAGATTTTACAATGGATGATCTTGTCGTGATTGGTTCGGGTATTGAAGTCGGTGATCAGGTGATCATTTCTGATTTGCCCTATGCCATTGATGGTATGCGTGTTGACCCGGTTTTCGATGAAAGCGCACAGCAACGAATGCTCGATCAAGCTGAAGGCCGGGGAGCCGAAGCACAGGAGGAACCATCATGA